One Brassica napus cultivar Da-Ae chromosome C4, Da-Ae, whole genome shotgun sequence genomic region harbors:
- the LOC106427184 gene encoding peptidyl-prolyl cis-trans isomerase CYP19-1 — protein sequence MAGGFTININIPAGEGLNISINPNSAAAGNLCTNPSPQKSLECSPGKANPKVFFDMAVRGKAVGRIVMELFADTTPRTAENFRALCTGEKGMGKKGKPLHYKGSIIHHMCPDYMIGGGDFTDERKGCGGESIYAGGFFEDENFIKKHTGPGILSMNNGGPDTNQSQFLISLTENWELDDVHVVFGQVVEGLDVVRIISHEPRRDKLSRPVVIDCGQIS from the coding sequence ATGGCCGGTGGATTTACCATCAACATAAACATTCCGGCTGGTGAAGGACTTAACATTAGCATTAACCCAAACTCTGCTGCAGCTGGTAATCTATGTACGAATCCGTCCCCTCAAAAGTCCCTAGAATGCTCTCCAGGAAAGGCTAACCCAAAGGTTTTCTTTGATATGGCGGTGCGCGGCAAAGCTGTTGGTCGGATCGTGATGGAGCTCTTTGCCGACACGACCCCACGGACGGCAGAGAATTTCCGCGCCCTCTGTACAGGCGAGAAAGGCATGGGGAAGAAGGGTAAGCCACTCCATTACAAAGGATCAATCATCCACCATATGTGCCCCGATTATATGATTGGCGGAGGAGATTTCACTGACGAAAGGAAAGGATGCGGAGGCGAATCAATCTACGCCGGAGGTTTTTTCGAGGATGAGAACTTCATCAAAAAGCACACCGGTCCGGGTATCCTCTCCATGAACAACGGTGGTCCTGACACCAACCAATCTCAGTTTTTGATCTCCTTGACCGAGAACTGGGAACTCGACGATGTACACGTCGTCTTCGGCCAAGTTGTTGAAGGATTGGATGTGGTCAGGATCATATCACACGAACCTCGTAGGGACAAGCTTTCCAGGCCCGTCGTGATCGACTGCGGTCAGATTTCATAG
- the LOC125585253 gene encoding peptidyl-prolyl cis-trans isomerase CYP19-1-like: protein MAGGFTININIPAGEGFTISINPNSAPAGSGVGAASGRIQPPAGEGLNISINPNSAPAGNLCTNPSSQKPLECSPGKANPKVFFDMAVRGKAVGRIVMELFADTTPRTAENFRALCTGEKGMGKKGKPLHYKGSIIHHMCPDYIIGGGDFTYERKGYGGESIYAGGFFEDENFIKKHTGPGILSMNNNGPDTNQSQFLISLTENWELDDLHVVFGQVVEGLDVVRIISHEPLKDKFSKPVVIDCGQIK, encoded by the coding sequence ATGGCCGGTGGATTTACCATCAACATAAACATTCCGGCTGGTGAAGGATTTACCATTAGCATTAACCCAAACTCTGCGCCAGCGGGATCCGGGGTAGGGGCTGCCTCCGGCCGAATTCAACCTCCGGCTGGTGAAGGACTTAACATTAGCATTAACCCAAACTCTGCACCAGCTGGTAATCTATGTACGAATCCGTCCTCTCAAAAGCCCCTAGAATGCTCTCCAGGAAAGGCTAACCCAAAGGTTTTCTTTGATATGGCGGTGCGCGGCAAAGCTGTTGGTCGGATCGTGATGGAGCTCTTTGCCGACACGACCCCACGGACGGCAGAGAATTTCCGCGCCCTCTGTACAGGCGAGAAAGGCATGGGGAAGAAGGGTAAGCCACTTCATTACAAAGGATCAATCATCCACCATATGTGCCCCGATTATATCATTGGCGGAGGAGATTTCACTTACGAAAGGAAAGGATACGGAGGCGAATCAATCTACGCCGGAGGTTTTTTCGAGGATGAGAACTTCATCAAAAAGCACACCGGTCCGGGTATCCTCTCCATGAACAACAATGGTCCTGACACCAACCAATCTCAGTTTTTGATCTCCTTGACCGAGAACTGGGAACTCGACGATCTACACGTCGTCTTCGGCCAAGTTGTTGAAGGATTGGATGTGGTCAGGATCATATCACACGAACCTCTTAAGGACAAGTTTTCCAAGCCCGTCGTGATCGACTGCGGTCAGATTAAATAG
- the LOC106426353 gene encoding uncharacterized protein LOC106426353 gives MFFLGHVVLLVGGGARVTIPPGNGFTIIVNPVAGGAVGAAGGAVGAAGGAMGAAVANENIAAITADIVQHSVNNTLSTTQILHMLRVDNTFEVHQVFVPEPPATGLFLYAMGISRGSDHHHYLNPPRYYRHHWDNYLKLKYKFILSQHDLFLLSLS, from the exons ATGTTCTTCCTGGGACATGTGGTTTTGTTGGTCGGTGGAGGAGCCAGAGTAACGATTCCCCCGGGTAATGGTTTTACCATTATTGTCAATCCGGTGGCCGGTGGTGCTGTGGGAGCTGCCGGTGGTGCTGTGGGAGCTGCCGGTGGTGCTATGGGAGCTGCCGTTGCAAACGAAAACATAGCCGCTATCACAg CGGATATCGTGCAACATTCAGTTAACAACACCCTCTCTACAACTCAGATACTCCATATGCTAAGGGTTGACAACACCTTCGAAGTGCACCAAGTTTTTGTACCCGAACCTCCCGCTACAGGTCTTTTCCTTTACGCAATGGGGATTTCAAGAGGTTCAGACCACCACCACTACCTTAACCCCCCTCGCTACTACAGACACCATTGGGACaactatttgaaattaaaatataagtttattCTTAGTCAACATGATTtatttttactctctctctcttaa